A genomic window from Punica granatum isolate Tunisia-2019 chromosome 2, ASM765513v2, whole genome shotgun sequence includes:
- the LOC116195272 gene encoding auxin response factor 1 isoform X1, with amino-acid sequence MGGGGEETRREGVRVKKRRERGASIGSCRLQPNKHHQAHTSLSSSLSSPLIQSIVSSFVPFPPPPQSAAYTVSSWLESSAAVISDHSSAAGLAHSTPGRPRISPAFLTSSSGLLQVEYLPRSAPGLSMAYPASSHSSSGPNSGNSSDALYRELWHACAGPLVNLPLEGERVYYFPQGHMEQLEASMHQGSEQQMPSFNLPSKILCKVVNVHLRAEPDTDEVYAQITLLPQTDQAEVTSSDPPVPEPPRCTVHSFCKTLTASDTSTHGGFSVLRRHADDCLPPLDMSQQPPWQELVATDLHGNEWHFRHIFRGQPRRHLLTTGWSVFVSSKKLVAGDAFIFLRGESGELRVGVRRLMRQQSNMPSSVISSHSMHLGVLATASHAISTGTLFSVFYKPRTSRSEFIVSVNKYLEARSHKLSVGMRFRMRFEGEEVPERRFSGTIVGVGNDKSSGWTDSEWRSLKVQWDEPSSIPRPDRVSPWELEPLVATAPSNSQPTQRNKRARPPVLPSAPDLSVLGSWKSPIDSPLGRDLYPSPKFSSTTQGSSLGCAGNGSLTTVASGSIYWPKHAETISESFTPLNSNRESGEKRQSTGSGCRLFGIQLRDATNLEENSPAVVTHGTAGDDRPIPPGDADSDQYSEPSNLNRSNIPSMSCDPDKSCLKSSQESHSRTIRSCTKVHMQGIAVGRAVDLTRFHRYEDLLVKLEGMFDIEGELCGSERKWQVVYTDDEDDVMMVGDDPWHEFCSIVRKIYIYTTEEVKKLSPKIKFPANEVKTSKLDSDTAGNTDDRSSIVGSGC; translated from the exons atggggggagggggggaggAAACAAGACGAGAGGGAGTGCGtgtaaagaaaagaagggaaaGAGGGGCAAGCATTGGGTCGTGTCGGCTTCAACCAAACAAACACCACCAAGCACacacctctctctcttcttctctctcttcgcCATTGATCCAATCGATCGTTTCATCTTTTGTTcccttccccccccccccccaatcGGCTGCTTACACGGTTTCAAGCTGGTTGGAATCCTCGGCCGCTGTAATCTCTGATCATAGCTCAGCAGCAGGACTCGCCCACAGTACCCCCGGCCGCCCCAGAATCTCGCCTGCCTTCCTCACCTCTTCTTCGG GATTGTTACAGGTTGAATATCTCCCTAGATCTGCTCCTGGTCTTTCAATGGCGTATCCAGCTTCTAGTCACTCTTCATCAGGACCCAATTCAG GAAACTCAAGTGACGCTTTGTATCGGGAGCTATGGCATGCCTGTGCTGGCCCCCTTGTCAATCTTCCTCTAGAAGGAGAGCGCGTTTATTACTTTCCACAAGGACATATGGAGCAG CTCGAAGCATCAATGCACCAAGGCTCAGAGCAGCAAATGCCTTCATTCAATCTGCCTTCTAAAATTCTCTGTAAAGTAGTCAATGTTCATCTTCGG GCTGAACCAGATACAGATGAAGTTTATGCACAGATAACTCTACTTCCTCAAACTGAT CAAGCTGAAGTTACCTCCTCCGACCCACCAGTTCCAGAGCCTCCCAGGTGCACCGTGCATTCCTTCTGCAAAACACTTACTGCTTCTGATACCAGCACCCATGGTGGATTCTCTGTTCTTCGGAGACATGCAGATGATTGTCTTCCTCCACTG GATATGTCTCAGCAGCCTCCATGGCAAGAATTGGTTGCAACAGATCTGCATGGCAACGAATGGCATTTTCGGCACATTTTTCGAG GGCAGCCTAGGCGCCATTTGCTCACTACTGGCTGGAGTGTCTTTGTGAGTTCCAAAAAATTAGTAGCTGGTGATGCTTTTATATTCTTGAG GGGTGAAAGTGGAGAATTGCGGGTAGGTGTGAGGAGGCTCATGAGACAACAGAGCAACATGCCATCCTCTGTTATATCTAGTCACAGTATGCATCTTGGGGTTCTTGCCACTGCATCCCATGCCATATCAACTGGAACGCTCTTTTCAGTCTTCTATAAGCCCAG AACAAGTAGGTCGGAGTTCATAGTCAGTGTAAACAAGTATCTTGAAGCTCGTAGCCACAAGTTATCTGTTGGGATGAGGTTCAGAATGAGGTTCGAGGGAGAGGAAGTTCCAGAAAGAAG GTTCAGTGGAACTATTGTCGGAGTTGGAAATGATAAGTCATCTGGCTGGACAGACTCTGAGTGGAGGTCCCTAAAG GTTCAATGGGATGAGCCTTCATCGATCCCGCGTCCAGACAGAGTTTCACCGTGGGAATTGGAGCCCCTTGTGGCTACTGCTCCTTCAAACTCCCAACCCACTCAAAGGAACAAGCGAGCACGCCCACCTGTTCTCCCTTCAGCACCAGATCTCTCTGTTCTAG GTTCATGGAAGTCTCCCATTGATTCCCCGCTCGGGAGGGACCTTTATCCTTCACCCAAGTTTTCTTCCACTACACAGGGCAGCTCTCTTGGTTGTGCTGGTAATGGTTCACTAACCACTGTTGCTAGTGGCTCCATTTACTGGCCCAAACATGCTGAGACAATTAGCGAGTCTTTTACACCGCTCAACAGTAATAGAGAATCTGGTGAAAAAAGACAGAGCACTGGGAGTGGCTGCAGGCTGTTTGGAATTCAGTTGCGTGATGCCACCAATTTAGAGGAGAATTCGCCTGCAGTCGTTACTCATGGAACAGCTGGAGATGATAGGCCCATTCCACCTGGAGACGCCGATTCTGACCAATATTCAGAACCATCAAATCTTAATCGATCTAATATCCCCTCTATGAGTTGTGATCCCGATAAATCCTGCCTGAAATCTTCTCAGGAGTCGCATAGCAGGACGATCCGTAGCTGCACCAAG gtTCACATGCAAGGGATTGCTGTTGGGAGGGCTGTTGATTTGACGCGATTCCATCGATATGAGGACCTTCTCGTAAAACTGGAAGGGATGTTTGACATTGAAGGTGAGCTCTGCGGATCCGAGAGGAAATGGCAAGTCGTCTACACTGATGACGAAGATGACGTGATGATGGTTGGAGACGATCCATGGCA TGAATTCTGCAGCATTGTGAGGAAGATTTACATTTACACGACTGAGGAAGTGAAGAAGTTGTCTCCCAAGATTAAATTCCCAGCAAATGAAGTTAAAACGAGCAAACTGGATTCAGACACTGCAGGCAACACTGATGACCGTTCATCCATTGTGGGGTCAGGCTGCTGA
- the LOC116195272 gene encoding auxin response factor 1 isoform X3 produces MAYPASSHSSSGPNSGNSSDALYRELWHACAGPLVNLPLEGERVYYFPQGHMEQLEASMHQGSEQQMPSFNLPSKILCKVVNVHLRAEPDTDEVYAQITLLPQTDQAEVTSSDPPVPEPPRCTVHSFCKTLTASDTSTHGGFSVLRRHADDCLPPLDMSQQPPWQELVATDLHGNEWHFRHIFRGQPRRHLLTTGWSVFVSSKKLVAGDAFIFLRGESGELRVGVRRLMRQQSNMPSSVISSHSMHLGVLATASHAISTGTLFSVFYKPRTSRSEFIVSVNKYLEARSHKLSVGMRFRMRFEGEEVPERRFSGTIVGVGNDKSSGWTDSEWRSLKVQWDEPSSIPRPDRVSPWELEPLVATAPSNSQPTQRNKRARPPVLPSAPDLSVLGSWKSPIDSPLGRDLYPSPKFSSTTQGSSLGCAGNGSLTTVASGSIYWPKHAETISESFTPLNSNRESGEKRQSTGSGCRLFGIQLRDATNLEENSPAVVTHGTAGDDRPIPPGDADSDQYSEPSNLNRSNIPSMSCDPDKSCLKSSQESHSRTIRSCTKVHMQGIAVGRAVDLTRFHRYEDLLVKLEGMFDIEGELCGSERKWQVVYTDDEDDVMMVGDDPWHEFCSIVRKIYIYTTEEVKKLSPKIKFPANEVKTSKLDSDTAGNTDDRSSIVGSGC; encoded by the exons ATGGCGTATCCAGCTTCTAGTCACTCTTCATCAGGACCCAATTCAG GAAACTCAAGTGACGCTTTGTATCGGGAGCTATGGCATGCCTGTGCTGGCCCCCTTGTCAATCTTCCTCTAGAAGGAGAGCGCGTTTATTACTTTCCACAAGGACATATGGAGCAG CTCGAAGCATCAATGCACCAAGGCTCAGAGCAGCAAATGCCTTCATTCAATCTGCCTTCTAAAATTCTCTGTAAAGTAGTCAATGTTCATCTTCGG GCTGAACCAGATACAGATGAAGTTTATGCACAGATAACTCTACTTCCTCAAACTGAT CAAGCTGAAGTTACCTCCTCCGACCCACCAGTTCCAGAGCCTCCCAGGTGCACCGTGCATTCCTTCTGCAAAACACTTACTGCTTCTGATACCAGCACCCATGGTGGATTCTCTGTTCTTCGGAGACATGCAGATGATTGTCTTCCTCCACTG GATATGTCTCAGCAGCCTCCATGGCAAGAATTGGTTGCAACAGATCTGCATGGCAACGAATGGCATTTTCGGCACATTTTTCGAG GGCAGCCTAGGCGCCATTTGCTCACTACTGGCTGGAGTGTCTTTGTGAGTTCCAAAAAATTAGTAGCTGGTGATGCTTTTATATTCTTGAG GGGTGAAAGTGGAGAATTGCGGGTAGGTGTGAGGAGGCTCATGAGACAACAGAGCAACATGCCATCCTCTGTTATATCTAGTCACAGTATGCATCTTGGGGTTCTTGCCACTGCATCCCATGCCATATCAACTGGAACGCTCTTTTCAGTCTTCTATAAGCCCAG AACAAGTAGGTCGGAGTTCATAGTCAGTGTAAACAAGTATCTTGAAGCTCGTAGCCACAAGTTATCTGTTGGGATGAGGTTCAGAATGAGGTTCGAGGGAGAGGAAGTTCCAGAAAGAAG GTTCAGTGGAACTATTGTCGGAGTTGGAAATGATAAGTCATCTGGCTGGACAGACTCTGAGTGGAGGTCCCTAAAG GTTCAATGGGATGAGCCTTCATCGATCCCGCGTCCAGACAGAGTTTCACCGTGGGAATTGGAGCCCCTTGTGGCTACTGCTCCTTCAAACTCCCAACCCACTCAAAGGAACAAGCGAGCACGCCCACCTGTTCTCCCTTCAGCACCAGATCTCTCTGTTCTAG GTTCATGGAAGTCTCCCATTGATTCCCCGCTCGGGAGGGACCTTTATCCTTCACCCAAGTTTTCTTCCACTACACAGGGCAGCTCTCTTGGTTGTGCTGGTAATGGTTCACTAACCACTGTTGCTAGTGGCTCCATTTACTGGCCCAAACATGCTGAGACAATTAGCGAGTCTTTTACACCGCTCAACAGTAATAGAGAATCTGGTGAAAAAAGACAGAGCACTGGGAGTGGCTGCAGGCTGTTTGGAATTCAGTTGCGTGATGCCACCAATTTAGAGGAGAATTCGCCTGCAGTCGTTACTCATGGAACAGCTGGAGATGATAGGCCCATTCCACCTGGAGACGCCGATTCTGACCAATATTCAGAACCATCAAATCTTAATCGATCTAATATCCCCTCTATGAGTTGTGATCCCGATAAATCCTGCCTGAAATCTTCTCAGGAGTCGCATAGCAGGACGATCCGTAGCTGCACCAAG gtTCACATGCAAGGGATTGCTGTTGGGAGGGCTGTTGATTTGACGCGATTCCATCGATATGAGGACCTTCTCGTAAAACTGGAAGGGATGTTTGACATTGAAGGTGAGCTCTGCGGATCCGAGAGGAAATGGCAAGTCGTCTACACTGATGACGAAGATGACGTGATGATGGTTGGAGACGATCCATGGCA TGAATTCTGCAGCATTGTGAGGAAGATTTACATTTACACGACTGAGGAAGTGAAGAAGTTGTCTCCCAAGATTAAATTCCCAGCAAATGAAGTTAAAACGAGCAAACTGGATTCAGACACTGCAGGCAACACTGATGACCGTTCATCCATTGTGGGGTCAGGCTGCTGA
- the LOC116195272 gene encoding auxin response factor 1 isoform X2 — protein MSSGLLQVEYLPRSAPGLSMAYPASSHSSSGPNSGNSSDALYRELWHACAGPLVNLPLEGERVYYFPQGHMEQLEASMHQGSEQQMPSFNLPSKILCKVVNVHLRAEPDTDEVYAQITLLPQTDQAEVTSSDPPVPEPPRCTVHSFCKTLTASDTSTHGGFSVLRRHADDCLPPLDMSQQPPWQELVATDLHGNEWHFRHIFRGQPRRHLLTTGWSVFVSSKKLVAGDAFIFLRGESGELRVGVRRLMRQQSNMPSSVISSHSMHLGVLATASHAISTGTLFSVFYKPRTSRSEFIVSVNKYLEARSHKLSVGMRFRMRFEGEEVPERRFSGTIVGVGNDKSSGWTDSEWRSLKVQWDEPSSIPRPDRVSPWELEPLVATAPSNSQPTQRNKRARPPVLPSAPDLSVLGSWKSPIDSPLGRDLYPSPKFSSTTQGSSLGCAGNGSLTTVASGSIYWPKHAETISESFTPLNSNRESGEKRQSTGSGCRLFGIQLRDATNLEENSPAVVTHGTAGDDRPIPPGDADSDQYSEPSNLNRSNIPSMSCDPDKSCLKSSQESHSRTIRSCTKVHMQGIAVGRAVDLTRFHRYEDLLVKLEGMFDIEGELCGSERKWQVVYTDDEDDVMMVGDDPWHEFCSIVRKIYIYTTEEVKKLSPKIKFPANEVKTSKLDSDTAGNTDDRSSIVGSGC, from the exons ATGTCCAGTG GATTGTTACAGGTTGAATATCTCCCTAGATCTGCTCCTGGTCTTTCAATGGCGTATCCAGCTTCTAGTCACTCTTCATCAGGACCCAATTCAG GAAACTCAAGTGACGCTTTGTATCGGGAGCTATGGCATGCCTGTGCTGGCCCCCTTGTCAATCTTCCTCTAGAAGGAGAGCGCGTTTATTACTTTCCACAAGGACATATGGAGCAG CTCGAAGCATCAATGCACCAAGGCTCAGAGCAGCAAATGCCTTCATTCAATCTGCCTTCTAAAATTCTCTGTAAAGTAGTCAATGTTCATCTTCGG GCTGAACCAGATACAGATGAAGTTTATGCACAGATAACTCTACTTCCTCAAACTGAT CAAGCTGAAGTTACCTCCTCCGACCCACCAGTTCCAGAGCCTCCCAGGTGCACCGTGCATTCCTTCTGCAAAACACTTACTGCTTCTGATACCAGCACCCATGGTGGATTCTCTGTTCTTCGGAGACATGCAGATGATTGTCTTCCTCCACTG GATATGTCTCAGCAGCCTCCATGGCAAGAATTGGTTGCAACAGATCTGCATGGCAACGAATGGCATTTTCGGCACATTTTTCGAG GGCAGCCTAGGCGCCATTTGCTCACTACTGGCTGGAGTGTCTTTGTGAGTTCCAAAAAATTAGTAGCTGGTGATGCTTTTATATTCTTGAG GGGTGAAAGTGGAGAATTGCGGGTAGGTGTGAGGAGGCTCATGAGACAACAGAGCAACATGCCATCCTCTGTTATATCTAGTCACAGTATGCATCTTGGGGTTCTTGCCACTGCATCCCATGCCATATCAACTGGAACGCTCTTTTCAGTCTTCTATAAGCCCAG AACAAGTAGGTCGGAGTTCATAGTCAGTGTAAACAAGTATCTTGAAGCTCGTAGCCACAAGTTATCTGTTGGGATGAGGTTCAGAATGAGGTTCGAGGGAGAGGAAGTTCCAGAAAGAAG GTTCAGTGGAACTATTGTCGGAGTTGGAAATGATAAGTCATCTGGCTGGACAGACTCTGAGTGGAGGTCCCTAAAG GTTCAATGGGATGAGCCTTCATCGATCCCGCGTCCAGACAGAGTTTCACCGTGGGAATTGGAGCCCCTTGTGGCTACTGCTCCTTCAAACTCCCAACCCACTCAAAGGAACAAGCGAGCACGCCCACCTGTTCTCCCTTCAGCACCAGATCTCTCTGTTCTAG GTTCATGGAAGTCTCCCATTGATTCCCCGCTCGGGAGGGACCTTTATCCTTCACCCAAGTTTTCTTCCACTACACAGGGCAGCTCTCTTGGTTGTGCTGGTAATGGTTCACTAACCACTGTTGCTAGTGGCTCCATTTACTGGCCCAAACATGCTGAGACAATTAGCGAGTCTTTTACACCGCTCAACAGTAATAGAGAATCTGGTGAAAAAAGACAGAGCACTGGGAGTGGCTGCAGGCTGTTTGGAATTCAGTTGCGTGATGCCACCAATTTAGAGGAGAATTCGCCTGCAGTCGTTACTCATGGAACAGCTGGAGATGATAGGCCCATTCCACCTGGAGACGCCGATTCTGACCAATATTCAGAACCATCAAATCTTAATCGATCTAATATCCCCTCTATGAGTTGTGATCCCGATAAATCCTGCCTGAAATCTTCTCAGGAGTCGCATAGCAGGACGATCCGTAGCTGCACCAAG gtTCACATGCAAGGGATTGCTGTTGGGAGGGCTGTTGATTTGACGCGATTCCATCGATATGAGGACCTTCTCGTAAAACTGGAAGGGATGTTTGACATTGAAGGTGAGCTCTGCGGATCCGAGAGGAAATGGCAAGTCGTCTACACTGATGACGAAGATGACGTGATGATGGTTGGAGACGATCCATGGCA TGAATTCTGCAGCATTGTGAGGAAGATTTACATTTACACGACTGAGGAAGTGAAGAAGTTGTCTCCCAAGATTAAATTCCCAGCAAATGAAGTTAAAACGAGCAAACTGGATTCAGACACTGCAGGCAACACTGATGACCGTTCATCCATTGTGGGGTCAGGCTGCTGA
- the LOC116193954 gene encoding uncharacterized protein LOC116193954 yields the protein MPQGKLMKAAVKRLKKLWPPKKKRKRLSSDWYDEHHRHCLDLTPPPPPLLHYRRFSCSSSSPSTQPSAPPLPSWLEPDDTGYAVPELTFQDESGSGVAESNVVVSYHQYMAPEPAYGVPLLPAADRRERLGSGSGSGGGFFGCLAKFGINVIRCFCPCFHIREVR from the coding sequence ATGCCACAAGGCAAGCTGATGAAGGCGGCAGTGAAGCGACTCAAGAAGCTGTGGCCTcccaagaagaagaggaagaggctCTCCTCGGATTGGTACGACGAACACCACCGCCACTGTCTCGACCTTactccgccgccgccgccactGCTCCACTACCGTCGTTTCTCCTGCTCGAGCTCCTCCCCTTCCACTCAGCCCTCGGCGCCGCCCCTTCCTTCCTGGCTCGAGCCGGACGACACCGGCTACGCCGTGCCTGAGCTGACTTTTCAAGACGAGAGTGGTTCAGGGGTGGCGGAGTCGAACGTTGTCGTGTCTTACCATCAGTACATGGCCCCAGAACCAGCATACGGAGTCCCGTTACTGCCAGCAGCAGATAGAAGGGAGAGATTGGGATCAGGATCGGGATCGGGTGGCGGTTTCTTCGGGTGTCTCGCCAAGTTCGGGATCAATGTGATTCGTTGCTTCTGTCCCTGTTTCCATATCCGGGAAGTTCGTTAG
- the LOC116195272 gene encoding auxin response factor 1 isoform X5, with protein MGGGGEETRREGVRVKKRRERGASIGSCRLQPNKHHQAHTSLSSSLSSPLIQSIVSSFVPFPPPPQSAAYTVSSWLESSAAVISDHSSAAGLAHSTPGRPRISPAFLTSSSGLLQVEYLPRSAPGLSMAYPASSHSSSGPNSGNSSDALYRELWHACAGPLVNLPLEGERVYYFPQGHMEQLEASMHQGSEQQMPSFNLPSKILCKVVNVHLRAEPDTDEVYAQITLLPQTDQAEVTSSDPPVPEPPRCTVHSFCKTLTASDTSTHGGFSVLRRHADDCLPPLDMSQQPPWQELVATDLHGNEWHFRHIFRGQPRRHLLTTGWSVFVSSKKLVAGDAFIFLRGESGELRVGVRRLMRQQSNMPSSVISSHSMHLGVLATASHAISTGTLFSVFYKPRTSRSEFIVSVNKYLEARSHKLSVGMRFRMRFEGEEVPERRFSGTIVGVGNDKSSGWTDSEWRSLKICIQMRASGRLSNGCLIRSRCIREAELLMLRNIFRKKEFLSLGVLGFNGMSLHRSRVQTEFHRGNWSPLWLLLLQTPNPLKGTSEHAHLFSLQHQISLF; from the exons atggggggagggggggaggAAACAAGACGAGAGGGAGTGCGtgtaaagaaaagaagggaaaGAGGGGCAAGCATTGGGTCGTGTCGGCTTCAACCAAACAAACACCACCAAGCACacacctctctctcttcttctctctcttcgcCATTGATCCAATCGATCGTTTCATCTTTTGTTcccttccccccccccccccaatcGGCTGCTTACACGGTTTCAAGCTGGTTGGAATCCTCGGCCGCTGTAATCTCTGATCATAGCTCAGCAGCAGGACTCGCCCACAGTACCCCCGGCCGCCCCAGAATCTCGCCTGCCTTCCTCACCTCTTCTTCGG GATTGTTACAGGTTGAATATCTCCCTAGATCTGCTCCTGGTCTTTCAATGGCGTATCCAGCTTCTAGTCACTCTTCATCAGGACCCAATTCAG GAAACTCAAGTGACGCTTTGTATCGGGAGCTATGGCATGCCTGTGCTGGCCCCCTTGTCAATCTTCCTCTAGAAGGAGAGCGCGTTTATTACTTTCCACAAGGACATATGGAGCAG CTCGAAGCATCAATGCACCAAGGCTCAGAGCAGCAAATGCCTTCATTCAATCTGCCTTCTAAAATTCTCTGTAAAGTAGTCAATGTTCATCTTCGG GCTGAACCAGATACAGATGAAGTTTATGCACAGATAACTCTACTTCCTCAAACTGAT CAAGCTGAAGTTACCTCCTCCGACCCACCAGTTCCAGAGCCTCCCAGGTGCACCGTGCATTCCTTCTGCAAAACACTTACTGCTTCTGATACCAGCACCCATGGTGGATTCTCTGTTCTTCGGAGACATGCAGATGATTGTCTTCCTCCACTG GATATGTCTCAGCAGCCTCCATGGCAAGAATTGGTTGCAACAGATCTGCATGGCAACGAATGGCATTTTCGGCACATTTTTCGAG GGCAGCCTAGGCGCCATTTGCTCACTACTGGCTGGAGTGTCTTTGTGAGTTCCAAAAAATTAGTAGCTGGTGATGCTTTTATATTCTTGAG GGGTGAAAGTGGAGAATTGCGGGTAGGTGTGAGGAGGCTCATGAGACAACAGAGCAACATGCCATCCTCTGTTATATCTAGTCACAGTATGCATCTTGGGGTTCTTGCCACTGCATCCCATGCCATATCAACTGGAACGCTCTTTTCAGTCTTCTATAAGCCCAG AACAAGTAGGTCGGAGTTCATAGTCAGTGTAAACAAGTATCTTGAAGCTCGTAGCCACAAGTTATCTGTTGGGATGAGGTTCAGAATGAGGTTCGAGGGAGAGGAAGTTCCAGAAAGAAG GTTCAGTGGAACTATTGTCGGAGTTGGAAATGATAAGTCATCTGGCTGGACAGACTCTGAGTGGAGGTCCCTAAAG ATTTGCATCCAGATGCGGGCATCAGGACGTCTTTCCAATGGCTGTCTCATTAGATCTAGATGTATAAGAGAAGCCGAACTTCTCATGCTTCGTAATATATTTCGGAAAAAGGAATTCCTAAGCCTTGGGGTGCTGGG GTTCAATGGGATGAGCCTTCATCGATCCCGCGTCCAGACAGAGTTTCACCGTGGGAATTGGAGCCCCTTGTGGCTACTGCTCCTTCAAACTCCCAACCCACTCAAAGGAACAAGCGAGCACGCCCACCTGTTCTCCCTTCAGCACCAGATCTCTCTGTTCTAG
- the LOC116195272 gene encoding auxin response factor 1 isoform X4 yields MGGGGEETRREGVRVKKRRERGASIGSCRLQPNKHHQAHTSLSSSLSSPLIQSIVSSFVPFPPPPQSAAYTVSSWLESSAAVISDHSSAAGLAHSTPGRPRISPAFLTSSSGLLQVEYLPRSAPGLSMAYPASSHSSSGPNSGNSSDALYRELWHACAGPLVNLPLEGERVYYFPQGHMEQLEASMHQGSEQQMPSFNLPSKILCKVVNVHLRAEPDTDEVYAQITLLPQTDQAEVTSSDPPVPEPPRCTVHSFCKTLTASDTSTHGGFSVLRRHADDCLPPLDMSQQPPWQELVATDLHGNEWHFRHIFRGQPRRHLLTTGWSVFVSSKKLVAGDAFIFLRGESGELRVGVRRLMRQQSNMPSSVISSHSMHLGVLATASHAISTGTLFSVFYKPRTSRSEFIVSVNKYLEARSHKLSVGMRFRMRFEGEEVPERRFSGTIVGVGNDKSSGWTDSEWRSLKICIQMRASGRLSNGCLIRSRCIREAELLMLRNIFRKKEFLSLGVLGLSVLFGISWSFVKVPLTFATSLCLDPALASLHLLSYTEKFPFCIRFNGMSLHRSRVQTEFHRGNWSPLWLLLLQTPNPLKGTSEHAHLFSLQHQISLF; encoded by the exons atggggggagggggggaggAAACAAGACGAGAGGGAGTGCGtgtaaagaaaagaagggaaaGAGGGGCAAGCATTGGGTCGTGTCGGCTTCAACCAAACAAACACCACCAAGCACacacctctctctcttcttctctctcttcgcCATTGATCCAATCGATCGTTTCATCTTTTGTTcccttccccccccccccccaatcGGCTGCTTACACGGTTTCAAGCTGGTTGGAATCCTCGGCCGCTGTAATCTCTGATCATAGCTCAGCAGCAGGACTCGCCCACAGTACCCCCGGCCGCCCCAGAATCTCGCCTGCCTTCCTCACCTCTTCTTCGG GATTGTTACAGGTTGAATATCTCCCTAGATCTGCTCCTGGTCTTTCAATGGCGTATCCAGCTTCTAGTCACTCTTCATCAGGACCCAATTCAG GAAACTCAAGTGACGCTTTGTATCGGGAGCTATGGCATGCCTGTGCTGGCCCCCTTGTCAATCTTCCTCTAGAAGGAGAGCGCGTTTATTACTTTCCACAAGGACATATGGAGCAG CTCGAAGCATCAATGCACCAAGGCTCAGAGCAGCAAATGCCTTCATTCAATCTGCCTTCTAAAATTCTCTGTAAAGTAGTCAATGTTCATCTTCGG GCTGAACCAGATACAGATGAAGTTTATGCACAGATAACTCTACTTCCTCAAACTGAT CAAGCTGAAGTTACCTCCTCCGACCCACCAGTTCCAGAGCCTCCCAGGTGCACCGTGCATTCCTTCTGCAAAACACTTACTGCTTCTGATACCAGCACCCATGGTGGATTCTCTGTTCTTCGGAGACATGCAGATGATTGTCTTCCTCCACTG GATATGTCTCAGCAGCCTCCATGGCAAGAATTGGTTGCAACAGATCTGCATGGCAACGAATGGCATTTTCGGCACATTTTTCGAG GGCAGCCTAGGCGCCATTTGCTCACTACTGGCTGGAGTGTCTTTGTGAGTTCCAAAAAATTAGTAGCTGGTGATGCTTTTATATTCTTGAG GGGTGAAAGTGGAGAATTGCGGGTAGGTGTGAGGAGGCTCATGAGACAACAGAGCAACATGCCATCCTCTGTTATATCTAGTCACAGTATGCATCTTGGGGTTCTTGCCACTGCATCCCATGCCATATCAACTGGAACGCTCTTTTCAGTCTTCTATAAGCCCAG AACAAGTAGGTCGGAGTTCATAGTCAGTGTAAACAAGTATCTTGAAGCTCGTAGCCACAAGTTATCTGTTGGGATGAGGTTCAGAATGAGGTTCGAGGGAGAGGAAGTTCCAGAAAGAAG GTTCAGTGGAACTATTGTCGGAGTTGGAAATGATAAGTCATCTGGCTGGACAGACTCTGAGTGGAGGTCCCTAAAG ATTTGCATCCAGATGCGGGCATCAGGACGTCTTTCCAATGGCTGTCTCATTAGATCTAGATGTATAAGAGAAGCCGAACTTCTCATGCTTCGTAATATATTTCGGAAAAAGGAATTCCTAAGCCTTGGGGTGCTGGGGTTGAGTGTCCTTTTCGGAATTAGTTGGTCATTTGTTAAAGTGCCTTTGACCTTTGCCACATCGCTGTGTCTTGATCCAGCGCTTGCCTCTCTTCACTTGTTAAGTTATACTGAAAAGTTTCCCTTTTGTATTAGGTTCAATGGGATGAGCCTTCATCGATCCCGCGTCCAGACAGAGTTTCACCGTGGGAATTGGAGCCCCTTGTGGCTACTGCTCCTTCAAACTCCCAACCCACTCAAAGGAACAAGCGAGCACGCCCACCTGTTCTCCCTTCAGCACCAGATCTCTCTGTTCTAG